The Streptomyces sp. NBC_01775 genome includes a region encoding these proteins:
- the pyk gene encoding pyruvate kinase has translation MRRSKIVCTLGPAVDSYEQLKTLIEAGMNVARFNMSHGSHSEHEERYHRVRKASEETGRAIGVLADLQGPKIRLETFAEGPVELVRGEEFTITTEDVAGDKTICGTTYKGLPADVSKGDPVLINDGNVALQVTEVAGSRVRTIVIEGGVISDHKGINLPGAAVNVPALSEKDIDDLKFALRMGCDMVALSFVRDASDVRDVHRVMDEVGRRVPVIAKVEKPQAVANMEDVVMAFDGVMVARGDLAVEYPLEKVPMVQKRLVEMCRRNAKPVIVATQMMESMITNSRPTRAEASDVANAVLDGADAVMLSAESSVGQYPIETVKTMSKIVQAAEVELLSRGLQPLVPGKKPRTQGGSVARAACEMADFLDGKALVAFTKSGDTARRLSRYRVAQPILAFTTEPATRNQLTLSWGVETYVVKHVDHTDEMVELVDAELLKLQRYETGDTMLITAGSPPGVPGTTNMVRVHHLGNAQAE, from the coding sequence ATGCGCCGTTCCAAAATCGTCTGCACCCTGGGCCCCGCCGTCGACTCCTACGAACAGCTCAAGACGCTGATCGAAGCGGGTATGAACGTGGCCCGGTTCAACATGAGCCACGGGTCCCACTCCGAGCACGAGGAGCGGTATCACCGCGTCCGCAAGGCCTCCGAGGAGACCGGCCGCGCCATCGGCGTGCTCGCCGACCTCCAGGGCCCCAAGATCCGGCTGGAGACCTTCGCCGAGGGACCCGTCGAGCTGGTCCGCGGTGAGGAGTTCACCATCACCACCGAGGACGTCGCCGGCGACAAGACCATCTGCGGCACCACCTACAAGGGCCTGCCCGCCGACGTGTCCAAGGGCGACCCGGTACTGATCAACGACGGCAACGTCGCCCTCCAGGTCACCGAGGTCGCCGGCTCCCGCGTGCGCACCATCGTGATCGAGGGCGGGGTCATCTCCGACCACAAGGGCATCAACCTCCCCGGCGCCGCGGTGAACGTGCCCGCGCTGTCCGAGAAGGACATCGACGACCTGAAGTTCGCGCTGCGCATGGGCTGCGACATGGTGGCGCTCTCCTTCGTGCGGGACGCCTCGGACGTGCGCGACGTGCACCGGGTCATGGACGAGGTCGGGCGCCGGGTGCCGGTGATCGCCAAGGTGGAGAAGCCGCAGGCGGTCGCCAACATGGAGGACGTCGTCATGGCCTTCGACGGGGTCATGGTGGCGCGCGGCGACCTGGCGGTGGAATATCCGCTGGAGAAGGTCCCGATGGTGCAGAAGCGCCTGGTCGAGATGTGCCGCAGGAACGCCAAGCCGGTGATCGTGGCGACCCAGATGATGGAGTCCATGATCACCAACTCCCGGCCCACCCGCGCCGAGGCCAGCGACGTGGCCAACGCGGTGCTGGACGGGGCCGACGCGGTGATGCTCTCGGCGGAGTCCTCGGTCGGGCAGTACCCGATCGAGACCGTCAAGACGATGTCGAAGATCGTCCAGGCCGCCGAGGTGGAGCTGCTCAGCCGCGGCCTCCAGCCGCTGGTGCCCGGCAAGAAGCCGCGCACCCAGGGCGGCTCGGTGGCCCGCGCGGCCTGCGAGATGGCCGACTTCCTCGACGGCAAGGCCCTGGTGGCCTTCACCAAGTCCGGCGACACGGCCCGCAGGCTCTCCCGCTACCGCGTGGCCCAGCCGATCCTCGCCTTCACCACTGAGCCGGCCACACGGAATCAGCTCACGCTGAGCTGGGGCGTGGAGACGTACGTGGTCAAGCACGTCGACCACACGGACGAGATGGTCGAGCTGGTCGACGCGGAGCTGCTGAAGCTCCAGCGGTACGAGACGGGCGACACGATGCTCATCACGGCGGGTTCGCCGCCCGGGGTTCCTGGCACCACGAACATGGTCCGCGTCCACCATCTGGGCAACGCCCAGGCGGAGTGA
- the pta gene encoding phosphate acetyltransferase has translation MTRSVYVTGIGRSDGRQVVELGVMELLTRQVDRVGVFRPLVHDGPDRLYDLLRSRYRLSQPASSVFGMSYEEAAALQADQGTDELISRLVERFHEVAADYEAVLVLGTDFAETGLPAELALNARLANEFGAAVLPVVAARDQSPEAVVAEVRNAHHAYASLGADLIAMVANRVGDPEAAQAVLGLAERLPEPVFVLPEEPALAAPTIAQVKEATDAEVLLGDHAGLSRDVRHLVFGGAHLPAFLPALTEGCLVITPGDRSDLIIGALAAHSSGSPAIAGILLTLGEHPGEQTLALASRLAPGTPVLVVPDGSIQAADALLSLEGKLTAATPRKAEIALGLFETHVDTGQLTARLSVERSERVTPMMFEHELVERSRAARRHIVLPEGTEERVLRAAEVLLRRNICDLTLLGEPALVRKRAAELSIGLKLLADDEPPLATGGATARIVDPQRSPLRERFAERYAKLRAHKGVDYELAYDMVADVSYFGTLMVGEGLADGMVSGAVHSTAATVRPAFEIIRTKPDASIVSSVFFMCLADRVLVYGDCAVVPDPDAEQLADIAIQSATTAARFGVEPRIAMLSYSTGTSGSGADVDKVRRATELVRSRRPDLLTEGPIQYDAAVEPSVAATKLPDSQVAGQATVLIFPDLNTGNNTYKAVQRSAGAVAVGPVLQGLRKPVNDLSRGALVQDIVNTVAITAVQAQDEPATGSPDA, from the coding sequence GTGACGCGCAGCGTGTACGTGACCGGCATCGGACGCAGCGACGGCCGGCAGGTGGTCGAGCTGGGGGTCATGGAGTTGCTGACCCGCCAGGTGGACCGCGTGGGGGTCTTCCGCCCGCTGGTGCACGACGGCCCGGACCGGCTCTATGACCTGCTGCGCAGCCGCTACCGCCTCTCGCAGCCCGCCTCCTCCGTGTTCGGGATGAGCTACGAGGAGGCTGCCGCACTCCAGGCCGACCAGGGCACGGACGAGCTGATATCCCGGCTCGTGGAGCGCTTCCACGAGGTGGCCGCGGACTACGAGGCCGTCCTGGTACTGGGCACCGACTTCGCCGAGACCGGGCTGCCCGCCGAGCTGGCGCTCAACGCCCGCCTCGCGAACGAGTTCGGCGCCGCCGTCCTCCCCGTCGTCGCCGCCCGCGACCAGAGCCCCGAGGCCGTGGTCGCCGAGGTGCGCAACGCGCACCACGCCTACGCCTCGCTGGGCGCCGACCTGATCGCGATGGTGGCGAACAGGGTGGGCGACCCCGAGGCGGCGCAGGCCGTGCTGGGCCTGGCCGAACGGCTGCCCGAGCCGGTCTTCGTCCTGCCCGAGGAGCCCGCGCTGGCGGCCCCCACGATCGCGCAGGTCAAGGAGGCCACGGACGCCGAGGTGCTGCTGGGCGACCACGCGGGGCTCTCGCGTGACGTACGCCACCTCGTCTTCGGCGGGGCCCATCTGCCCGCCTTCTTGCCCGCTCTGACCGAGGGCTGCCTGGTGATCACCCCTGGTGACCGCTCGGACCTGATCATCGGCGCCCTGGCCGCGCACTCCTCCGGCTCCCCCGCCATCGCCGGCATCCTGCTCACCCTCGGTGAACACCCCGGCGAGCAGACCCTCGCGCTCGCCTCGCGGCTCGCGCCGGGCACCCCGGTGCTGGTCGTACCCGACGGGTCCATCCAGGCCGCCGACGCGCTGCTGTCGCTGGAGGGCAAGCTGACCGCAGCGACCCCGCGCAAGGCGGAGATCGCGCTCGGCCTGTTCGAAACCCATGTGGACACCGGGCAGTTGACCGCGCGCCTCTCCGTGGAGCGCAGCGAGCGGGTCACCCCGATGATGTTCGAGCACGAGCTGGTGGAGCGCTCGCGCGCCGCGCGGCGGCACATCGTGCTGCCCGAGGGCACCGAGGAGCGGGTGCTGCGCGCCGCCGAGGTGCTGCTGCGCCGCAACATCTGCGACCTGACGCTGCTGGGCGAGCCCGCGCTGGTGCGCAAGCGCGCCGCCGAGCTGAGCATCGGCCTGAAGCTGCTGGCCGACGACGAGCCGCCGCTGGCCACCGGCGGGGCCACGGCGCGCATCGTGGACCCGCAGCGCTCGCCGCTCAGGGAGCGCTTCGCGGAGCGCTACGCCAAGCTGCGCGCCCACAAGGGCGTCGACTACGAGCTCGCCTACGACATGGTCGCGGACGTGTCGTACTTCGGCACGCTGATGGTCGGCGAGGGCCTGGCCGACGGGATGGTCTCGGGCGCCGTGCACTCCACGGCGGCCACGGTCCGGCCCGCCTTCGAGATCATCAGGACCAAGCCGGACGCCTCCATCGTCTCCTCGGTCTTCTTCATGTGCCTGGCCGACCGCGTTCTGGTCTACGGCGACTGCGCCGTGGTACCCGATCCGGACGCCGAGCAGCTCGCGGACATCGCGATCCAGTCGGCCACCACCGCGGCCCGGTTCGGGGTCGAGCCGCGGATCGCCATGCTGTCGTACTCCACGGGCACCTCGGGCTCCGGCGCCGATGTGGACAAGGTGCGGCGGGCCACCGAGCTGGTGCGCTCCCGGCGCCCCGACCTGCTGACGGAGGGACCCATTCAGTACGACGCCGCCGTGGAGCCCTCGGTGGCCGCGACCAAGCTTCCCGACTCCCAGGTCGCCGGCCAGGCCACCGTGCTGATCTTCCCCGACCTGAACACCGGCAACAACACCTACAAGGCCGTGCAGCGCTCGGCCGGCGCCGTAGCCGTCGGGCCCGTGCTCCAGGGCCTGCGCAAGCCCGTGAACGACCTGTCCAGGGGCGCCCTGGTGCAGGACATCGTCAACACCGTCGCCATCACCGCCGTCCAGGCGCAGGACGAGCCGGCCACCGGCAGCCCCGACGCCTGA
- a CDS encoding acetate kinase gives MTATRILVLNSGSSSVKYQLIDMADHSRLAAGLAERIGEDTSTLTHRRLGTGGDKRERRGRLADHDAALKAVAEELDADGLGLGSGELAAIGHRVVHGGLKFTEPTLIDDAVLKEIERLVPVAPLHNPANITGIRTAQRLRPDLPQIAVFDTAFHSTMPEHAARYAIDVKTADEHRVRRYGFHGTSHAYVSRKAAGLLGKDPADTNLIVLHLGNGASASAVRGGRCADTSMGLTPLEGLVMGTRSGDIDPAVVFHLGRVAGMGMDEVDELLNKRSGLAGLCGENDMREIRRRVEEGDAAAKLAFEIYIHRLKKYIGAYYAVLGTVDAVVFTAGVGENAAPVREAAVAGLEGLGLAVDGELNAASGQEPRLISPEDARVKVAVVPTDEELEIAEQTYALVTGR, from the coding sequence GTGACAGCCACCCGGATTCTCGTCCTCAACTCCGGCTCCTCGTCGGTGAAATACCAGCTCATCGACATGGCCGACCACTCCCGGCTGGCCGCGGGGCTCGCCGAGCGGATCGGCGAGGACACCTCCACGCTCACCCACCGGCGGCTGGGCACCGGCGGCGACAAGCGCGAGCGCCGGGGGCGGCTGGCCGACCACGACGCGGCGCTGAAGGCCGTCGCGGAGGAGCTGGACGCGGACGGCCTGGGCCTGGGCTCCGGCGAACTGGCCGCGATCGGCCACCGGGTGGTGCACGGCGGGCTGAAGTTCACCGAGCCGACGCTGATCGACGACGCGGTGCTCAAGGAGATCGAGCGCCTCGTGCCCGTCGCGCCCCTGCACAACCCCGCCAACATCACCGGCATCAGGACCGCCCAGCGGCTGCGCCCCGACCTGCCGCAGATCGCGGTCTTCGACACGGCCTTCCACTCCACCATGCCGGAGCACGCGGCCCGCTACGCCATCGACGTGAAGACCGCCGACGAGCACCGCGTACGGCGCTACGGCTTCCACGGCACCTCGCACGCCTACGTCTCCCGCAAGGCGGCCGGGCTGCTGGGCAAGGACCCGGCCGACACCAACCTGATCGTGCTGCACCTGGGCAACGGTGCCTCGGCCTCGGCGGTGCGCGGCGGGCGTTGCGCGGACACCTCCATGGGACTGACCCCCTTGGAAGGCCTCGTGATGGGCACCCGCTCCGGCGACATCGACCCGGCCGTGGTCTTCCACCTGGGCAGGGTGGCGGGGATGGGCATGGACGAGGTGGACGAGCTGCTCAACAAGCGCAGTGGCCTGGCGGGCCTGTGCGGCGAGAACGACATGCGCGAGATCCGCCGCCGCGTCGAGGAGGGGGACGCGGCGGCGAAGCTGGCCTTCGAGATCTACATCCACCGCCTGAAGAAGTACATCGGCGCCTACTACGCCGTGCTCGGCACGGTGGACGCCGTGGTCTTCACCGCGGGTGTCGGCGAGAACGCCGCACCCGTGCGGGAAGCCGCCGTCGCCGGTCTGGAGGGACTGGGGCTGGCCGTCGACGGGGAGCTGAACGCCGCGAGCGGACAGGAGCCGCGGCTGATCTCGCCCGAGGACGCACGGGTGAAGGTCGCCGTCGTACCGACCGACGAGGAGCTGGAGATCGCAGAGCAGACCTACGCGCTGGTCACGGGCCGGTGA